A portion of the Gossypium arboreum isolate Shixiya-1 chromosome 8, ASM2569848v2, whole genome shotgun sequence genome contains these proteins:
- the LOC108467517 gene encoding protein trichome birefringence-like 5 isoform X4: MKQNDPMQISLNQIQIQIQIQIQMDDSPSISRKTRFALTTVVFIALFFFSIVLFSKRTLEPSISVYQESFSVTTSHIHSLVPPFPDPPPPSLPPPAGSEPLNLSTHQDPIPSISQTVKLDSSSNATSVDDPFSAPKKQNPPAGNGAAPEKRNPPPPNNGVVRKGEVKKRETCDLYTGTWVRDEEYPIYKPGSCPYVDEAFDCHGNGRKDYDYLRWRWKPDGCDLPRFNATDFLERLRGKRLMLVGDSMNRNQFESILCLLFKGLTDKSKMYEVNGNKVSKGRGYFLFKIKDYNCTVEFVRSHFLVRQGSRTLSLDLIDKSSRKWKRADILIFNTAHWWVHGKTARGRNYYKEGDYLYPKFDAMEAYRRALKTWAKWIDDNIKPTKQLVFFRGYSSAHFRGGDWNSGGTCHGETEPILKRGIDRREKSFFKASRLQPLVSSRSSRYLE, encoded by the exons ATGAAACAAAATGATCCTATGCAAATCTCCCTTAACCAAATCCAAATCCAAATCCAAATCCAAATCCAAATGGACGATTCTCCTTCCATTTCGCGAAAAACCCGTTTTGCATTAACCACAGTTGTCTTCATTGCATTGTTCTTCTTCAGCATTGTTCTTTTCAGTAAACGCACGCTTGAGCCCTCCATTTCCGTTTACCAGGAATCTTTTTCAGTCACCACATCTCACATTCACTCTTTAGTTCCCCCTTTTCCCGACCCACCACCGCCTTCTCTGCCGCCACCGGCTGGCTCAGAGCCGCTGAACTTATCAACCCACCAAGACCCCATTCCTTCAATTTCTCAAACTGTTAAGCTTGACTCTTCTTCAAATGCCACAAGCGTGGATGATCCGTTCTCTGCCCCAAAGAAGCAGAACCCACCTGCTGGTAACGGAGCTGCTCCAGAGAAACGGAACCCACCACCGCCAAATAACGGAGTTGTTCGCAAGGGTGAAGTGAAGAAGAGGGAAACCTGTGATCTTTACACTGGGACTTGGGTGAGAGATGAAGAGTACCCAATTTACAAACCGGGTTCTTGCCCTTACGTTGACGAGGCTTTTGACTGTCATGGCAATGGAAGGAAAGATTATGATTACTTGAGATGGCGGTGGAAGCCTGATGGCTGTGATCTTCCTAG GTTTAATGCTACGGACTTCTTGGAGAGACTAAGAGGTAAAAGACTGATGCTGGTTGGAGACTCAATGAACCGCAATCAGTTTGAGTCAATCTTATGCCTCCTCTTCAAAGGCCTTACCGATAAGAGCAAAATGTACGAGGTCAATGGCAACAAAGTATCAAAAGGAAGAGGGTACTTTTTATTCAAAATCAAG GACTATAACTGTACAGTGGAATTTGTAAGGTCTCATTTTCTTGTACGACAAGGTTCTCGCACTCTATCGTTAGATTTAATTGATAAGTCATCTCGTAAATGGAAGCGGGCTGATATTCTCATTTTCAATACCGCCCATTGGTGGGTTCATGGAAAGACTGCCCGAGG GAGAAATTACTACAAAGAAGGTGATTATCTTTATCCGAAATTTGATGCTATGGAAGCTTATCGAAGAGCTTTGAAGACCTGGGCAAAATGGATCGATGACAATATTAAACCCACAAAACAATTGGTCTTCTTTCGTGGATACTCTTCTGCTCATTTCAG AGGTGGAGATTGGAACTCAGGCGGAACTTGTCATGGGGAAACCGAACCAATTTTGAAGAGAG GGATTGACAGAAGGGAAAAAAGTTTCTTCAAGGCATCAAGATTGCAGCCATTGGTGTCTTCCCGGAGTTCCCGATACCTGGAATGA
- the LOC108467517 gene encoding protein trichome birefringence-like 5 isoform X1: MKQNDPMQISLNQIQIQIQIQIQMDDSPSISRKTRFALTTVVFIALFFFSIVLFSKRTLEPSISVYQESFSVTTSHIHSLVPPFPDPPPPSLPPPAGSEPLNLSTHQDPIPSISQTVKLDSSSNATSVDDPFSAPKKQNPPAGNGAAPEKRNPPPPNNGVVRKGEVKKRETCDLYTGTWVRDEEYPIYKPGSCPYVDEAFDCHGNGRKDYDYLRWRWKPDGCDLPRFNATDFLERLRGKRLMLVGDSMNRNQFESILCLLFKGLTDKSKMYEVNGNKVSKGRGYFLFKIKDYNCTVEFVRSHFLVRQGSRTLSLDLIDKSSRKWKRADILIFNTAHWWVHGKTARGRNYYKEGDYLYPKFDAMEAYRRALKTWAKWIDDNIKPTKQLVFFRGYSSAHFRGGDWNSGGTCHGETEPILKRGAFLETYPPKMKIVEEVIREMKFPVALLNITRLTNSRKDGHPSIYRKGLTEGKKVSSRHQDCSHWCLPGVPDTWNELIYANLFFNEQFSREALY; encoded by the exons ATGAAACAAAATGATCCTATGCAAATCTCCCTTAACCAAATCCAAATCCAAATCCAAATCCAAATCCAAATGGACGATTCTCCTTCCATTTCGCGAAAAACCCGTTTTGCATTAACCACAGTTGTCTTCATTGCATTGTTCTTCTTCAGCATTGTTCTTTTCAGTAAACGCACGCTTGAGCCCTCCATTTCCGTTTACCAGGAATCTTTTTCAGTCACCACATCTCACATTCACTCTTTAGTTCCCCCTTTTCCCGACCCACCACCGCCTTCTCTGCCGCCACCGGCTGGCTCAGAGCCGCTGAACTTATCAACCCACCAAGACCCCATTCCTTCAATTTCTCAAACTGTTAAGCTTGACTCTTCTTCAAATGCCACAAGCGTGGATGATCCGTTCTCTGCCCCAAAGAAGCAGAACCCACCTGCTGGTAACGGAGCTGCTCCAGAGAAACGGAACCCACCACCGCCAAATAACGGAGTTGTTCGCAAGGGTGAAGTGAAGAAGAGGGAAACCTGTGATCTTTACACTGGGACTTGGGTGAGAGATGAAGAGTACCCAATTTACAAACCGGGTTCTTGCCCTTACGTTGACGAGGCTTTTGACTGTCATGGCAATGGAAGGAAAGATTATGATTACTTGAGATGGCGGTGGAAGCCTGATGGCTGTGATCTTCCTAG GTTTAATGCTACGGACTTCTTGGAGAGACTAAGAGGTAAAAGACTGATGCTGGTTGGAGACTCAATGAACCGCAATCAGTTTGAGTCAATCTTATGCCTCCTCTTCAAAGGCCTTACCGATAAGAGCAAAATGTACGAGGTCAATGGCAACAAAGTATCAAAAGGAAGAGGGTACTTTTTATTCAAAATCAAG GACTATAACTGTACAGTGGAATTTGTAAGGTCTCATTTTCTTGTACGACAAGGTTCTCGCACTCTATCGTTAGATTTAATTGATAAGTCATCTCGTAAATGGAAGCGGGCTGATATTCTCATTTTCAATACCGCCCATTGGTGGGTTCATGGAAAGACTGCCCGAGG GAGAAATTACTACAAAGAAGGTGATTATCTTTATCCGAAATTTGATGCTATGGAAGCTTATCGAAGAGCTTTGAAGACCTGGGCAAAATGGATCGATGACAATATTAAACCCACAAAACAATTGGTCTTCTTTCGTGGATACTCTTCTGCTCATTTCAG AGGTGGAGATTGGAACTCAGGCGGAACTTGTCATGGGGAAACCGAACCAATTTTGAAGAGAGGTGCCTTTCTTGAAACCTATCCTCCAAAAATGAAAATAGTGGAAGAAGTGATTCGGGAAATGAAGTTTCCCGTGGCACTTTTAAACATAACAAGATTGACTAACTCTCGAAAGGATGGCCATCCGTCAATCTACCGCAAGGGATTGACAGAAGGGAAAAAAGTTTCTTCAAGGCATCAAGATTGCAGCCATTGGTGTCTTCCCGGAGTTCCCGATACCTGGAATGAGCTAATCTATGCCAATTTGTTTTTCAACGAACAATTTTCAAGAG AAGCCCTGTACTAA
- the LOC108467517 gene encoding protein trichome birefringence-like 5 isoform X2 — MKQNDPMQISLNQIQIQIQIQIQMDDSPSISRKTRFALTTVVFIALFFFSIVLFSKRTLEPSISVYQESFSVTTSHIHSLVPPFPDPPPPSLPPPAGSEPLNLSTHQDPIPSISQTVKLDSSSNATSVDDPFSAPKKQNPPAGNGAAPEKRNPPPPNNGVVRKGEVKKRETCDLYTGTWVRDEEYPIYKPGSCPYVDEAFDCHGNGRKDYDYLRWRWKPDGCDLPRFNATDFLERLRGKRLMLVGDSMNRNQFESILCLLFKGLTDKSKMYEVNGNKVSKGRGYFLFKIKDYNCTVEFVRSHFLVRQGSRTLSLDLIDKSSRKWKRADILIFNTAHWWVHGKTARGRNYYKEGDYLYPKFDAMEAYRRALKTWAKWIDDNIKPTKQLVFFRGYSSAHFRGGDWNSGGTCHGETEPILKRGAFLETYPPKMKIVEEVIREMKFPVALLNITRLTNSRKDGHPSIYRKGLTEGKKVSSRHQDCSHWCLPGVPDTWNELIYANLFFNEQFSRVR, encoded by the exons ATGAAACAAAATGATCCTATGCAAATCTCCCTTAACCAAATCCAAATCCAAATCCAAATCCAAATCCAAATGGACGATTCTCCTTCCATTTCGCGAAAAACCCGTTTTGCATTAACCACAGTTGTCTTCATTGCATTGTTCTTCTTCAGCATTGTTCTTTTCAGTAAACGCACGCTTGAGCCCTCCATTTCCGTTTACCAGGAATCTTTTTCAGTCACCACATCTCACATTCACTCTTTAGTTCCCCCTTTTCCCGACCCACCACCGCCTTCTCTGCCGCCACCGGCTGGCTCAGAGCCGCTGAACTTATCAACCCACCAAGACCCCATTCCTTCAATTTCTCAAACTGTTAAGCTTGACTCTTCTTCAAATGCCACAAGCGTGGATGATCCGTTCTCTGCCCCAAAGAAGCAGAACCCACCTGCTGGTAACGGAGCTGCTCCAGAGAAACGGAACCCACCACCGCCAAATAACGGAGTTGTTCGCAAGGGTGAAGTGAAGAAGAGGGAAACCTGTGATCTTTACACTGGGACTTGGGTGAGAGATGAAGAGTACCCAATTTACAAACCGGGTTCTTGCCCTTACGTTGACGAGGCTTTTGACTGTCATGGCAATGGAAGGAAAGATTATGATTACTTGAGATGGCGGTGGAAGCCTGATGGCTGTGATCTTCCTAG GTTTAATGCTACGGACTTCTTGGAGAGACTAAGAGGTAAAAGACTGATGCTGGTTGGAGACTCAATGAACCGCAATCAGTTTGAGTCAATCTTATGCCTCCTCTTCAAAGGCCTTACCGATAAGAGCAAAATGTACGAGGTCAATGGCAACAAAGTATCAAAAGGAAGAGGGTACTTTTTATTCAAAATCAAG GACTATAACTGTACAGTGGAATTTGTAAGGTCTCATTTTCTTGTACGACAAGGTTCTCGCACTCTATCGTTAGATTTAATTGATAAGTCATCTCGTAAATGGAAGCGGGCTGATATTCTCATTTTCAATACCGCCCATTGGTGGGTTCATGGAAAGACTGCCCGAGG GAGAAATTACTACAAAGAAGGTGATTATCTTTATCCGAAATTTGATGCTATGGAAGCTTATCGAAGAGCTTTGAAGACCTGGGCAAAATGGATCGATGACAATATTAAACCCACAAAACAATTGGTCTTCTTTCGTGGATACTCTTCTGCTCATTTCAG AGGTGGAGATTGGAACTCAGGCGGAACTTGTCATGGGGAAACCGAACCAATTTTGAAGAGAGGTGCCTTTCTTGAAACCTATCCTCCAAAAATGAAAATAGTGGAAGAAGTGATTCGGGAAATGAAGTTTCCCGTGGCACTTTTAAACATAACAAGATTGACTAACTCTCGAAAGGATGGCCATCCGTCAATCTACCGCAAGGGATTGACAGAAGGGAAAAAAGTTTCTTCAAGGCATCAAGATTGCAGCCATTGGTGTCTTCCCGGAGTTCCCGATACCTGGAATGAGCTAATCTATGCCAATTTGTTTTTCAACGAACAATTTTCAAGAG TTCGATAA
- the LOC108467517 gene encoding protein trichome birefringence-like 5 isoform X3 → MKQNDPMQISLNQIQIQIQIQIQMDDSPSISRKTRFALTTVVFIALFFFSIVLFSKRTLEPSISVYQESFSVTTSHIHSLVPPFPDPPPPSLPPPAGSEPLNLSTHQDPIPSISQTVKLDSSSNATSVDDPFSAPKKQNPPAGNGAAPEKRNPPPPNNGVVRKGEVKKRETCDLYTGTWVRDEEYPIYKPGSCPYVDEAFDCHGNGRKDYDYLRWRWKPDGCDLPRFNATDFLERLRGKRLMLVGDSMNRNQFESILCLLFKGLTDKSKMYEVNGNKVSKGRGYFLFKIKDYNCTVEFVRSHFLVRQGSRTLSLDLIDKSSRKWKRADILIFNTAHWWVHGKTARGRNYYKEGDYLYPKFDAMEAYRRALKTWAKWIDDNIKPTKQLVFFRGYSSAHFRGGDWNSGGTCHGETEPILKRGAFLETYPPKMKIVEEVIREMKFPVALLNITRLTNSRKDGHPSIYRKGLTEGKKVSSRHQDCSHWCLPGVPDTWNELIYANLFFNEQFSRG, encoded by the exons ATGAAACAAAATGATCCTATGCAAATCTCCCTTAACCAAATCCAAATCCAAATCCAAATCCAAATCCAAATGGACGATTCTCCTTCCATTTCGCGAAAAACCCGTTTTGCATTAACCACAGTTGTCTTCATTGCATTGTTCTTCTTCAGCATTGTTCTTTTCAGTAAACGCACGCTTGAGCCCTCCATTTCCGTTTACCAGGAATCTTTTTCAGTCACCACATCTCACATTCACTCTTTAGTTCCCCCTTTTCCCGACCCACCACCGCCTTCTCTGCCGCCACCGGCTGGCTCAGAGCCGCTGAACTTATCAACCCACCAAGACCCCATTCCTTCAATTTCTCAAACTGTTAAGCTTGACTCTTCTTCAAATGCCACAAGCGTGGATGATCCGTTCTCTGCCCCAAAGAAGCAGAACCCACCTGCTGGTAACGGAGCTGCTCCAGAGAAACGGAACCCACCACCGCCAAATAACGGAGTTGTTCGCAAGGGTGAAGTGAAGAAGAGGGAAACCTGTGATCTTTACACTGGGACTTGGGTGAGAGATGAAGAGTACCCAATTTACAAACCGGGTTCTTGCCCTTACGTTGACGAGGCTTTTGACTGTCATGGCAATGGAAGGAAAGATTATGATTACTTGAGATGGCGGTGGAAGCCTGATGGCTGTGATCTTCCTAG GTTTAATGCTACGGACTTCTTGGAGAGACTAAGAGGTAAAAGACTGATGCTGGTTGGAGACTCAATGAACCGCAATCAGTTTGAGTCAATCTTATGCCTCCTCTTCAAAGGCCTTACCGATAAGAGCAAAATGTACGAGGTCAATGGCAACAAAGTATCAAAAGGAAGAGGGTACTTTTTATTCAAAATCAAG GACTATAACTGTACAGTGGAATTTGTAAGGTCTCATTTTCTTGTACGACAAGGTTCTCGCACTCTATCGTTAGATTTAATTGATAAGTCATCTCGTAAATGGAAGCGGGCTGATATTCTCATTTTCAATACCGCCCATTGGTGGGTTCATGGAAAGACTGCCCGAGG GAGAAATTACTACAAAGAAGGTGATTATCTTTATCCGAAATTTGATGCTATGGAAGCTTATCGAAGAGCTTTGAAGACCTGGGCAAAATGGATCGATGACAATATTAAACCCACAAAACAATTGGTCTTCTTTCGTGGATACTCTTCTGCTCATTTCAG AGGTGGAGATTGGAACTCAGGCGGAACTTGTCATGGGGAAACCGAACCAATTTTGAAGAGAGGTGCCTTTCTTGAAACCTATCCTCCAAAAATGAAAATAGTGGAAGAAGTGATTCGGGAAATGAAGTTTCCCGTGGCACTTTTAAACATAACAAGATTGACTAACTCTCGAAAGGATGGCCATCCGTCAATCTACCGCAAGGGATTGACAGAAGGGAAAAAAGTTTCTTCAAGGCATCAAGATTGCAGCCATTGGTGTCTTCCCGGAGTTCCCGATACCTGGAATGAGCTAATCTATGCCAATTTGTTTTTCAACGAACAATTTTCAAGAG GATAA
- the LOC108467517 gene encoding protein trichome birefringence-like 5 isoform X5 has protein sequence MKQNDPMQISLNQIQIQIQIQIQMDDSPSISRKTRFALTTVVFIALFFFSIVLFSKRTLEPSISVYQESFSVTTSHIHSLVPPFPDPPPPSLPPPAGSEPLNLSTHQDPIPSISQTVKLDSSSNATSVDDPFSAPKKQNPPAGNGAAPEKRNPPPPNNGVVRKGEVKKRETCDLYTGTWVRDEEYPIYKPGSCPYVDEAFDCHGNGRKDYDYLRWRWKPDGCDLPRFNATDFLERLRGKRLMLVGDSMNRNQFESILCLLFKGLTDKSKMYEVNGNKVSKGRGYFLFKIKDYNCTVEFVRSHFLVRQGSRTLSLDLIDKSSRKWKRADILIFNTAHWWVHGKTARGRNYYKEGDYLYPKFDAMEAYRRALKTWAKWIDDNIKPTKQLVFFRGYSSAHFRWRLELRRNLSWGNRTNFEERCLS, from the exons ATGAAACAAAATGATCCTATGCAAATCTCCCTTAACCAAATCCAAATCCAAATCCAAATCCAAATCCAAATGGACGATTCTCCTTCCATTTCGCGAAAAACCCGTTTTGCATTAACCACAGTTGTCTTCATTGCATTGTTCTTCTTCAGCATTGTTCTTTTCAGTAAACGCACGCTTGAGCCCTCCATTTCCGTTTACCAGGAATCTTTTTCAGTCACCACATCTCACATTCACTCTTTAGTTCCCCCTTTTCCCGACCCACCACCGCCTTCTCTGCCGCCACCGGCTGGCTCAGAGCCGCTGAACTTATCAACCCACCAAGACCCCATTCCTTCAATTTCTCAAACTGTTAAGCTTGACTCTTCTTCAAATGCCACAAGCGTGGATGATCCGTTCTCTGCCCCAAAGAAGCAGAACCCACCTGCTGGTAACGGAGCTGCTCCAGAGAAACGGAACCCACCACCGCCAAATAACGGAGTTGTTCGCAAGGGTGAAGTGAAGAAGAGGGAAACCTGTGATCTTTACACTGGGACTTGGGTGAGAGATGAAGAGTACCCAATTTACAAACCGGGTTCTTGCCCTTACGTTGACGAGGCTTTTGACTGTCATGGCAATGGAAGGAAAGATTATGATTACTTGAGATGGCGGTGGAAGCCTGATGGCTGTGATCTTCCTAG GTTTAATGCTACGGACTTCTTGGAGAGACTAAGAGGTAAAAGACTGATGCTGGTTGGAGACTCAATGAACCGCAATCAGTTTGAGTCAATCTTATGCCTCCTCTTCAAAGGCCTTACCGATAAGAGCAAAATGTACGAGGTCAATGGCAACAAAGTATCAAAAGGAAGAGGGTACTTTTTATTCAAAATCAAG GACTATAACTGTACAGTGGAATTTGTAAGGTCTCATTTTCTTGTACGACAAGGTTCTCGCACTCTATCGTTAGATTTAATTGATAAGTCATCTCGTAAATGGAAGCGGGCTGATATTCTCATTTTCAATACCGCCCATTGGTGGGTTCATGGAAAGACTGCCCGAGG GAGAAATTACTACAAAGAAGGTGATTATCTTTATCCGAAATTTGATGCTATGGAAGCTTATCGAAGAGCTTTGAAGACCTGGGCAAAATGGATCGATGACAATATTAAACCCACAAAACAATTGGTCTTCTTTCGTGGATACTCTTCTGCTCATTTCAG GTGGAGATTGGAACTCAGGCGGAACTTGTCATGGGGAAACCGAACCAATTTTGAAGAGAGGTGCCTTTCTTGA